The DNA sequence GATAGGAGACCCCAGAAGCTTTTATGCATTGGCAATCCTCCTAAGACAGAGTTACCAAGAGGATTAGGGCaatacagacatagacagacagatggctaGAATAAACATCACTACATAATCAAAATCTCACAATAGTCTCTTGATGTCCATATGATAAGAATATGTTATGACTGTATTCTACATTTAACATACTGATCTAACTATAAAACTAAATTACCTGACCAATAAAGTTGTGCATTGCTGCTGATAACCAAACCTCTAGCACTGCTGCACTAACTGCTCACACAACATCATTTTATACCAAGTATAAGCACCATGCAAGATATCATACGTGACTGAAGAATCATCTGAGCCATACTCATACTAGCTATGGTATGGCTATCAAAAAATTAATGTCACTCTTTTCAACAAAATCATTTCAGCTAGTAAGAGCAAAAATATTGCATCATCAATGATGAATCCCATTCAAAATCTTGAAATATTATCTCCTTTCTGAATACTTCATTATTATTTCCCTTTTTAGTTAAATTGCATTCAGATGTGACATCTATGGTAAAATTATCATCTGGCATTGGGAAACAGATTAAATTCATACATAACTGATATCAAAAACAATAAGAACTAAGGCACTTTCTGAACTGCTTACTTTATTCACAGGAATGTGGAACAAAAGATTTTTCACTGAAAAGGTTGATAATCTAGAGCCCTCCTTAGCTAAAAATATACTAATACTATTCATATATCAAATATCAACTATCATGCATACATCACACTCTACTATTTACATCTGCATCCAGTTTCACAGAAATGGATTCAGAGATTTATGGTATACAATCAACACCTTTTTACAAAGTTTTTATCTACAGGTATCTACAGAGGGTTTCTATGTACAAAATTCTAACTTACTGAATTCTAATCAAAAGCATTTTCTAAAGAAGCTTCAAAGTTTCACATTAGCTATCTACTCCCCTGAAACTACTTCAAAGGTTTTAATCCCTTTGAAAACATTTTTCTCAGTAAGAGACCCTACCAGGTTTCAGTTACTTGACTTCAACATCTATGAAGGATTCAATCATTTGGATGAAACTACTTTACTTAATTTCATTCCCTTTGAATGCTTCACAAAGTCTTATTTCCTATGCATCTGCTTCAAAGGGATATGATCCATTTGAAGCCACTTCACCGAGCTGCAATCCTTTTGAAGCTGCTTCATCAGGCTTTAATCTATGTGAAGCTAGTAAACTAAATTTCAATTCCACTGAAAAATCAAATATTCAGTGATGCTATTAGAAAAGCTGGAAGAAGTCAGAGTGGAGTCTGTTCCACCAAGTCTCAGAACCCCAGATATTAGAGTGTATCCTCACCTGGAGTCTCACCTGATCGTCATAGTGCATTTCAGAGTAAAACTTGAGCCCTGTTATCTTCTCCACATCTTGCACTGTAGCACTAAACTCCCGGGCAAACCTTTCTGCATCCTACAGAAAAAGATGGTGCTATATGACATAAATAAATTTTTAACCACTTTACAAGAAAATACTGGACATTACCTACCTAAGTAATAAGATATGCCCCATAAAATTTGGGATCTCTATCTTCCCTTTGCTTAATTTCAACTACTTATGTTTCCAAAAGATATCAATAACATGTGTCTAATGATCATGACTGAAAGTAAAGAGACCTTTCAATGTGCTGGGTGGATATGGCAACAGGATTCAGTCAGAATACTGCAACTTATTTCTAATCTAGCAGTGACACAACAGTCCCCTGAATCCCCATATCCTTGTTCCAGTATTCCTACATATGATGCCTGCATGTTACaacttttcattaaagttcctAATTGCAAGACATGTATCAAAGAATGTACTGGAGTTTCAGCATTTGTTGGAAAAATATGATTATAGTGCCATTTAGTACATGCCCTGTCACTCTGTGCACCTCTCCAATGTATTTGTAGATGCCCAAAAATCAATCTTTGTATCAAGGAAGAAGATCCAAGCAAATGCATAGCAATATCCAGAAGGTTTGGGGACTAGAAGGCCTAATAAGAGATTAAAGCCCCTTAAAGTATCATCTGAGAAACATTTCAAACACAAAATCAATTACTTCAAGAGACAGTGACAGGTTTTGAAGTTATAATGATACCAGGTAGGTAGTAGATGGTAAGCAGCCATACCAggtaggtagtagatggtaggcagccatcaACCAGGGAATCATATTGGTACTACCTGCCCGAGTATCAGGAGGGTAAGTGACCTCTGTGGTTGTCTAGCTGCACTCTtttaacccaggtagctgtttttgttttttctcccccatccacatatggactactgacattctgtccacaaacaaacaaaatctcCTTGTTGCATAAAACActagacaacacttaactcacactactcattctttgcaactctcgATTTTCCTGCAATGTACTAACCCTACCCTTAGTTAAAATAGTTGGAGCAATATTTGAAAGTGGCAAGTAGGAGCATCACGCAGAATCATAGAGGAGCAGCAGTACAtaagaacattaagcaggagcattaggtagaagtagcagtcttttctttctgccccatccacacttggactactggcattctgtcctcaaacatgcaGTCTCCTCTTGCCATAGAtatcacttgacaacatttaactcacacagctcattcttcgcaactctagattttcctgtggtgagcactatgcgctagcccagccttttgggaaaatggtaggagGAGTAGATAGATGTAGTAGGTTGAAacaattaggcaggagcattaggtacaaacattaggCAGAATTAGTTGGTGGGCACACTCAACAAGAGCATTAGGatgaagtagtcagtaggaacattaggtgggagcctctaaaaacactgtGTTGGAGTTACCCTCAGTcagaggcctgttaagggtgaggcactaaaggctaagaagcagcaatggagttcactggttatggaggcTCCATTGCTGTGACCACTCCCTTGATGTAGTTCTAGCTGGGAGCAGGGatctgagatatagatatatagatagtaggttggaacattagatagacaatagatagtaggttggaacattagatagacaTGTTAAGCAGAAGCAGTCACTAGAAACgtaaggtaggagcctctggaaacactgcactagagttgccctctgccaatagcCTATTAAAGGTGAAGCACTAGATACTAAGAAGCAGCATGCAAGTTCAATAGCtacagagactcttttgccatgcctAGCCCAGTAAGGGTATTTGTggggggaacaggcatcagagatacagataaagaTACTAGTGTTACTGACATCTGAAACACAGAAAAAATGCCCAAATACTATCGATTCTATACAGTAATTTTCATTGGTTTGAGTTTTGCCTAGAAAATTATGCACAGAAATAATTAATTTAAAAGGTGGCCTTGGGAAAACAAGGACTTAGGACTTACCCGACATCTGGTAAGTCACCAACTGACTGGAGGAAATAATAACTCAGTACTCATTAGGCAGTTGAAAACTCATCAAACAAATGAAGACAGGTAAGATGTATGCTTGGACTTTTAAGACAAATGACACAGGAATCAGCATTATTGGAGAAAGGAAAGTAATAATGAAGGACTCACTAGCAGCTGAACAAGGAACTACTGACACAAGACTTTTAAGTTTTTGGACACAGGAAGGTGATGTTTTAAAACTTAACTAAAAAATTCCAATGTAGAGATAGGTAGCTCACAAACCACCACGAAAATGAAGGCCACTTGCACAGATGAGGATGGGGAGGTAGGGAATTTGGGCTCACAACAGAGTTGAAAACAGTACAGTTGTCAATCATAACTCACCAAACAATTGGAGACAAAGAGGGACTGTGGGTAAATGAAGGCAATGGCATCAACAAGCGTATGGGGACAGCTGGTGACATGGCCAGTCCGTGCTTCACAACGACTCACCACCATGAACATGTGAGTGGGCACAGGCAGTTTTTCACCATGGCTATGGAATGCGAAGGGATAAAAGTTTTCTTTAGATGCAATTTGCAAACATTTCTAAATTCTGCCAGTACAAATGAAAACTAATTATTTGTTCATATACTCTGCACTTGATTTTTTGATTATCATCCTCAGACTACCAATCTCTTACCTAGCTAATCTTTTCTTCTTTACACTTTCAGCATCTAGTTTTCCTACCTGATAACATCTAGATTGTCAGCAAAGGTGTCAGCATCATAGTCAAACACAGGGCCAGTAATCACATTAACAGTCCCATAAGAATGTTTCCACTTTTTAACAAGTTTTAATAACTCCTGCCAGCGCTTTTTCAGGTCATGAGTAAAGGGCACAGCATTGCTGATGAGGTAGGGTAGTTGGCTGCAGTCCTGTCCCGAACTGAATTCTGAAATGGAAGACACCACAATCATCTCAAGAAATATCACAACCATCTACAATATCAACTTTATGCTTTAATACTTGGGTATGAGgctcattatcaattatcatttgcAAGACATAATAGTGGAATATAAGACTGGCTCATAATACTGGAATATCAAACTAATCCACAGCCATCATCCAATGGTTATAATACAGGAATGAATGACTTTCATGACTGAGTCATCTCCAGAATCACTATATCATAAAACTAAAAGATGAGCCTCATATATTATAATTATCCCAAAGTGAATATCCTGAGATATGAAACTCAGTAAATCTCATTATTAAGACATTCTAAGGTCAATGTCAACAACGAATCCTGAGTCTACTGACAGAAATCTTGGGCTATATCAGTAAACAGGTAACAGATTTAGATTTAGATAAACACAAAAAGTAGGCATATGTATTCTTATCAGCCATGTACACACAAAATTTTAATACAGAGACCTAAATCAATCTCAAATCTAATATTACAGGAGCAACCAAGATTCAATATCCACACTATCTTACCTATATACAGGAATACCAAATCAATGAGTTTAACTGCATTGATTTTATCTGTAGCATTCCTACATCAATCTGTGGCCAGGCAGTTAATGAAATTTGTTTATTTGAGAGGCAACCCAAAAACAAAATCTTTCACCGTATACTTCACTTTAACATATACCAAAGGAAATGGAGTATTAACTCATATCTATACTAAATCTACAGCAGGGTGAGTTATTGCTCATCTCAGACATCTTTGACCCATTTAATAAAAAAAGGAACCacagagaaaaacaagaaaaacatcAGATTCATCTTGGTCAAAGAACATTTCTTAATCAAGTTGTTAAAAACCAAAGTCAGTAGGGGCAAGCACCTCAGTAACATTCTTTCAAGCTGAATTAAAAATTCATGATTCCTCCTCAGTTGAAGCCTTGACTGTCCTCATCTGATGCCTGTCTTCTTTAGCACTGACTGTTCTTTTCCTTATGCCTTAACAGTCCTTATCTGAAGCCTCTACCAGTTCATACTTAGAGCCCCTATTTTTCCACTTGAGACATCATGTGTCATGACATTTTAAGCTTCCACCATGCCCTTACCTGCAGCCTTGACTGTCCCTACCTGATGGCTCAGCACTAACTCCTCCCAATTCTTCACTAGCACTGCTAACTGTCTCCCCATATTCTAAATCATGCTCTCTAAGTTGACTCACCAGGAGGGAAGAGTGGCTGGGGAGATATTTTCTGAGAGAACAAGGACTGATAACTATTGCAAGATATCCCTTGGTTTGCCATAAGCCTGATGTCGCTTTTCCAAGGGTAATTCTGAGTTCCCCTGTTCTTCCAGTCCAATGTAAAACTTGTCCACAGTGGCATTTTGACCAGAGGCGAATAAGCTGTGAGGGTCGAAGAATGAATTAGATAGTATTGCTTCACATTTGGGAATGCAACCGATAGTAGAAATACTCAAATGTACAGAATAGCTACTGCTGAAAGAAAGGTCTGTGTTATCTTGAGAAAAATAAAATTTTGAAGGCACAGCACAAATAATGTGTTTTAAATCATGAGCTAACACATTAAGTAAGCTACAGAGCTATAAGTAATAAATTATGACAACAAATCAGCAAATTTCAAAACTCATCTTCTGTCTCCTGACCAACAGAGTATAAATTTCTTTACAAACACTTTTCCTCATTTAGCATCTCTCTAAAAGACTGGGATGGTTTTAAGTAATTAGACATCAAGCTCCTTCATTTAAATTTCTGAATTCAATGTGCCCCTCTGAATAAGTATTCACAACTAATCTTACATCTACTCATAAACAAAACACGAACAACAGAAAATACATACTTTATCTCCTTCACTTACATAATGATTTTGCTATATATTTTGGTTGAGTGAGTCCATTACTATAAAGACCAAAACTATGCATCTGCTGAACTCCCTCTCATGCTTAACAATGATAAAGACTATATTTGGGAGAATTAtatctcttcattcattccccTTCTCTGTGTTGCTCAATCTTCCTATCATACCTGAAATGAAGTCAGGCTGCACCAACAAGAGGGCAGAATTCCTAGCCTGGCCCATCTGAGGAAAACCCCAAGGGAGATGATAATCTGTAAGCTCTGATGCCTCTTCCTGGGCCTCCTCCAGTGCCTCCAGCCATTCATCATCCTGAAGGAGGTCTCCTTCACATTGGGCCTCTTTCTTGTAATATTCCACCATCTTTTCTGATGGTATTATTGCCCGAGGAGGTGGATCTTCCTGAAATTATGAGTGACCAGTAGAGGCTGTTCAGGTAACATAAAAATTTCATGTATACATTCTTGCTTAAAAAGATTCTAATAAAACAGAAACTCCATCACTTTAGATTAAATATCTATATTCcctattatttcattatacttggtcACCGTTTCCCACACTAGCAAGATAGATTAAATATACCAATGCAAATGTACTATGTACAATACATTCATGTCATTCAAGGGCCAAACCTGATCTGTGCAATAGTGACCAAACATGACCAGATCTTGGCTTTTCtgttatctttaatcaccatgaaAATGTGAGTAAAATAGAAGCTgttcaagtgtaaaactcccttccttacagtacaaataagtacttACATACACCATGACAGAATTCATACTTGTGCGAGTATGCAGTTGATATTACAAAAAGTTTAATATATGGAGCACTACAGACATTGGAAACCAACCTAATAATGCACAAATAAGCACAAAAGGTAatcacaaacaggtaatcattCAACAAGGAAACATACAAGATGAGTTTGTGGTGTCTGGGGTGGGTTGACCAGCAAGCTGTTGAGAGCACCCCATGTGCCATTGTTGGGTGCAGGCTTCACCCCAAGCAGATGACACATCAGATTGTAGAGCTCGATGTTCTGGAAGGCCTCAATCTCTACATTACGACGAAACTCTGGACCATGGGCAATGAACATGGCCTAAAGTGTAGAGAAAATCCTgatcatagtaaaaaaaaaaaaaaattcacacgatatgtatgaaatataattTCACATCAAGAAGAAAGTCCTAATCACAATGCAACTTCCTGATCCTCTAGTGTGGAACTGTTTCCCTGGAAATCAATGTTACTAAACCCCAAAAATTGTTTTAATAATGTCTAACAAAAGACAAGGAACTGTTGATAAGATCCATCCCCACAATCTCATGATTGACTTGTCAATGCCTAATAGAACACTAAGTCAAACACTGCCTACCAAATTCAATGAGATTTCTTGTTTCTTGCTTGCAAGAAACTAAATGAAATACCAAATACATGGAAGTACTTGGCATGGATAAGAAATCTGCCTAAATCTGCTAATCCAACAGTTAAACATCTTTTAATATCAGTGAGCAGAAATCCAGCTGACAGATGAAAAGTGGAAATTAACAAAGAAGATTCTAGACCACAGCTTAATTTGAGGATtatctaataaaaaaaatctactaaATGACAGATGCCAATGTGACTTACGCATATAGCAGGAACATGAGTCAAATACTGAACTAAACCCCTCAAGAAATACATTTATAGAGATAGTAAAGCAAGGCAAAAATTATAAGCAGATTATTATATTACTTTAGATACCTtaagaaatgtttgaaaattcTCTGCGGTGAGAACACTCACTTTACTTGCATCACAGGACATGGATATAGAAGGTGTTTAccaaaaaatattgtaatgacGTATGCTCTTCTCCGCAAAGATGATATCATCATTTATGCtcattatgaaaatattgttgaTGTTTACAACAGAgaaaagtcatacatacattcattgaGGCAAAGAAATTATCATAGCCATGGTCACCGGCATCAGCACGAAAGGTTGCATCACCTGCCACAGTATAGCCAACATCAAGGTCCACTACAATGTCCTCTACCCGACGCTGGTTGCCCATGTGCCACCTGTGGGGTCAATATGGTCATTGGAAAGTTTAACTAATTTACTTGCATTGCCTACTTGGGTTTTAGGATAAACGGGTCATTATGCTTACCCTATCATTATGATTAATAGACACAACTCAGAATAACGATATGGTTAATATCATATTTACCAGGAAGACACAAACTCAGAATAACACTACATTTAACAACGTGCTTACAAGGATACTACAATGTATAAATGGATACCATTCTTTCCAGAAAGTCATCCTTCATGAGTTACTGTGGTTATTGTCAAGTATGGTGGAATACCATTCTCGCTCGCGTTCCAAATTTACTGGAATGCTATGCTTCATGAGTAGTATTTACTATGGTTAATGGTAGTCGAACTCACTAAGTGTCATACTTATCAAGGCAACACATACTGATACTGTACTAGTGTCATGCACACTGAAGAATTGTGCTTATTGGAAAACCACAATTACTAAGGATCATTTTCTCTGCATCATGTTCATGAAAGGGGAATCGTGCTCTCTACAACACTATAGTTACTACAGGCTCTATACTTGCTAAACTTCATTCATAAAGGGAATGGCACTTAATGAAAGTCATGCCTACTGAGGCATTATGCTTACTGAAGGATCATGAAATCCATAAACATCCCAAAGGGCTTTAAATAATAAGAGCACCATACTTACTATGCGTTGTGCTTCCTATATTGCCAAGTTTCATGAGAGATAATGCTTGGTGGAATGGCATAACACTGGAGTAATGTGCTTACTACAGAGTGGCATGGTTACTGAAGGGCAGTAAACTAAGCCTAATGAAGGAACCAAATTTGCTTAGGGGCTCAACATTAAGCGGGTGAAACATCAATATGGGCACTGTATTTAATAAAGCTTCGCTCTAGTTGCAGTGCAATTCTTAGAATAAATGGGCAAGTGGGGTAACATACATTCTGAAGGTCAAAGCAGACCAGTCACAGGCATGCTTTACTTACTAGGGCATTATAATTCCCAGCGAGTCACATAGACTTGGGTTTGACATTTTCCTAAACTCCCACACATTATGGAATCATACATTTGCAATTGTTGGAGTCCCATATTTATTGGGATATTCATTCAAGTTAGAGTgttaaatacaaatacaaattaATACAAATACAAAAGGATTCAGAcaccaacagatcactgggttcTTTTGAagatgtttgtgatagtggatgaGATGAGAAACTCATAGATTATAGACATCATTAGTGATAAGAGTAAAAATGTTAACAGATGTTTCAAAGATAAAAACCTGTAAATAAATGGAGTTCCACACACAATGGAATGTCATACTTAATCTCATACCATACTCATTGGAAATTCACCTAAGGGATTCCACTTTTATTGCAGTGTTATACTAGCTAAGACAGTGGGATACCAAACATACtggggtgagatactgcagagtattataatgtataatacatacCAATGCACCATAAATATATGAATCTTAAGAGGAATACTTGTGGCTCAATGGTATACTGCTTAAAATCTGTTTCTTACAGTCCCTATTTAAGATTAAGCTGTAAAAAGTTTGGTTTATTACCATTTTCACATCTGATCTAATGCTGCAGCATCTctaattttctcatttcatttcaattttctttacACAGCAGTTAGTTCTAAAACAGAAatattcattatatatgtatgaaaaacataTTTACAGAACTGACATGTGGGTGTATGCTAGTACCCACCTGGCAGGGAGTGTTGTCTTCTCATACACACGTAACTCTGGTCGCTTACACGAAAGAGCATTCAGCATCTCCACCTTGGTCTCTGGAGGTGCAATGAAATACAATATCAGTAGTTTTCTATGAGTGGGTGGGATATGGGTTACTAGTTGTCTGTGTGGTGGCAGCTCAAAGACTAATCTAAAGGCCAGAGGAAGCATGCAAGTCAAAGAAGGATGATTAAATGGAGAAAAGATGTGACAGAACAATTTGTGCAGAAAGAGACTTCATAATCACCtagctacctatctatctatttatatcattGGCACCTGTTCCTGGTTGGAATtccctcaaagaggtggccacAACAATAGTCTTCATGACAAGTGAACTCTAGAgccacttctttgcctttagtgcctcacccataacaggccactggcagagggcaactctaatgcagttttggcagaggctcctacttgatgttcccactgactacttctacctaatgctcctgcctcatCTTCCTACCAACTAATTCTACCTTAAGTTTCTACCCAGAATACAGCATATTTTTCTGGACAGAATTGATTTGAGAAAATAAGGCTGCTATTCATTTGTTCTTAATAACATATGGTTAGAGTGAAGAAGGCAATTATGAACGAAAATATTGTAATACATACTCATCAACAAGGATATGCCATCATCAACAAATATAAAGGAGTAGAGCATCATCAAAGACTCCAATGGAGTCAAACTAACCATGCTCCAGCAAAGTATGCAGCCTTAAGGCTGCAATAACCACATAAAAGTGGTCCTACATTGCATAAGTAACTATGTACACAGtaaaagaatatatggaagtgCTGTATAAGCAAGGAAGATGGTTCTAATAGATCTGGGTGTTGAGTAAAAAGGGTAGGCAAGGACGGGAATATCAAGACACAAAGAACACAAAGAAGTGGCACACTTATAAAGATTTGAGTTCTAAGATGGTAAGAATATTTGGAAGGGAAAGATGTGTAAAGGATAAGGAAGGTGTGCATGAATgataaaggaagggaaggatattTACATGCTAAGTAAAGTGTGCATGAAAGGCGAAGGAAAGAACAGGAAAGAAAAATCAAGTTTGAACCAAAAGAGCAGAGCAAGGTCATGAGCGTATTAGCAGGGAGACCATAAGAACATTCACAGAGCCTTGCATGGAAAGGGTTGTAGGAAGAGTTTTCATGGGCCACTCTTCTGAATAGCAGGAAACTATGTTTGGACacaaataacaaaatatgtccatCAATTGTAAAGATATCCATTAACCCAAATGCCTAAATAACCTTCATTTCACAACCCATATGCCTTCAGTGCCCAAAGTTGAGCTTACTTTGTGAGCGATCATTAGGTGTCATCCTGCCAAAGATGCCATCCCAGAACCTGGTTCTGTTGACAAGGTTGGGAATGTAACGGTCAAGGCGCAAAACCCTCTCTTGGCCAGCCTCTGCCATACCATGGTCAGCCACCACCAAAAGGTTGACACAGGAGAGCAGATTTCTTGCTACCAATCCCTCCAACAACCGACCCATCACAGCATCCACATGCATCAGTATTCTATCCACCTGCAGGGGAGGACAAACTCAGACTATGGTGACATGTGATTAAATAATATTGCTTATGAGAGATCAATCATCAGCAAAAGTTGTGTGTAGGATGACTGGTGAAAATAATATAAGTTTAATAACAAATAAACAATGAAGACTTTCTAAGGTAAAGTGCACGGAAAGCAACTTTCATCTGaggaaaaaaatttcaaaaactaTTTGAGAAGACAAGTGACTTAAAAATGTGATATGAGATGGTGTTTAAGGGTGAAACTTGGTAAAATGGGTATTCAAGACACTATTCCCTGAGAATGGTAATTCTTGAGCCATTTATGGCAACAAGGAATGATAAAGACCAATTCATGAAAACAGCAAAACACATCATTACTCGTAATAAAAATAGAAGGCCCCACCTTCAATGACTAAACTTAAAAGTCCAAAATATTCCACAGTGCTAAACTATCATATGTTCAAGAAGAAAAGACCACAACTGACAACAACTGTGCCAACAACAGATGAGTGACAAAGCTAGAATGATTCCATCATCAAAATCAACCAAAGTGGCAATGACAGTACCTGAGGTGAGTTGGGGCCAAAATCATGGCCCATGGAGTCTGGCTCATCCATATACAGAGTCATAAAGTCCGGCCGTTCCCATGGGGGTAAATCCAGCCATGCCAAAACCTGAGTGAAGCAGTAGATGAGAATGATAGCCTAACTGTTAAATCATGAAGACTGGCAACCTTTTCTTTGGAGCATATTCATAAGAGTGAGACCTCAGCTTCTCAAATGAAAACTGTACATAAAAATATGACATATAAGAACAGTTAAGACAGCAGTACTTCTACTGACCACAACATCAGAAcatcacaaacaggtaattaccaaTGTCAGGCCACTCAGAACTCACCTGGTCAACTCGGTCCTCATATGGAATAGACATATTGTAGTTGAACCAGTAGGTGGGTTGGTTACCATCCACTTCTGAGCCCGGCCAGAAAAAGGTGGCTGCACGCTTGCCCTGTTAGGAACAGAGTAtacaatataaacaaataaatgtgtgtgtgtgtgtgtttttttcttgtcatctatatttaccatttcctgtattagtaaggtagcaccaggaacaggtgtcatgtacaatgcaccaaaaaacAAAGACCCCTCTCcaaacccaggccccacagacctttccagggttacCCTCAACTGCTTCATgggccctggttcagcccagtgacaggaaatcgtcccctacacacacacatcatccactttgctctatcccattcatgtctcacaccctccagcatgatcaggccccaaacCTTTAAAACATCTTTCACTGCATCATTCCACCTCGTCCTtagtctttcctttttccttgttccctccacatatcctcttagtcatcctctccacttatccaaaaaattttcataaatgctactcagctctctcatacattctcccctttctaccacacctctcttacctgacAAAGGGggttgcaatgctgtttcctgtggagtgaagtggtgccaggaatgaatgaattcaagcaagtattaatatttacatgggtatatatgtatatggctctgtgtgtatgtatatgtatgtgtatgtgtatatgctggtatgtatatgtacatgtataagcacgtatgtatatatgtgtgtatgtgagtggttgggtctttcttcatctgtttcctggtgctacctcactgatgcaagaaaTGGTGTTTAAGTatgcaaataaaaacaaaaagatatatatatattatccctggggataggggagaaagaaggtgACTACAAGAGGTgggagaaggtgttggaaatcctcccctacagtatttacttttccaaaagaaggaacagagaagggggtcaaatgaggatttttccctctaagcctcagtcatctgttcttgatgctatctcgcttacacaggaaatggcgaatatatatgaaaaaaatatacgatTTTATACTTGTTCACATTTCACCATTTCTTCATTCTGTTCTGTCTTTTAGAGATAAGCACCCAGTTTAATTTCTTATTCCCACATTGTTTTCTTTCATCCTTCAAACCTTCATTGAAATTACCTTCCCTTCTGTGTAGTTTAACCCTAGCCACACtgatttctctatct is a window from the Panulirus ornatus isolate Po-2019 chromosome 32, ASM3632096v1, whole genome shotgun sequence genome containing:
- the LOC139759181 gene encoding venom phosphodiesterase 2-like, producing MTTKLFLLMTAVSMAWAYVSHKIPVHLDPASCPPTFKNHPLILVSMDGFRADYMTRGLTPNLQKLSLMGVRAPYMKPSYPTITFPNHYTIATGMYPASHGIIANKFYDPVFKSEFRIGKPESLKRRWWGGEPIWKTAENQGKRAATFFWPGSEVDGNQPTYWFNYNMSIPYEDRVDQVLAWLDLPPWERPDFMTLYMDEPDSMGHDFGPNSPQVDRILMHVDAVMGRLLEGLVARNLLSCVNLLVVADHGMAEAGQERVLRLDRYIPNLVNRTRFWDGIFGRMTPNDRSQKTKVEMLNALSCKRPELRVYEKTTLPARWHMGNQRRVEDIVVDLDVGYTVAGDATFRADAGDHGYDNFFASMNAMFIAHGPEFRRNVEIEAFQNIELYNLMCHLLGVKPAPNNGTWGALNSLLVNPPQTPQTHLEDPPPRAIIPSEKMVEYYKKEAQCEGDLLQDDEWLEALEEAQEEASELTDYHLPWGFPQMGQARNSALLLVQPDFISAYSPLVKMPLWTSFTLDWKNRGTQNYPWKSDIRLMANQGISCNSYQSLFSQKISPQPLFPPEFSSGQDCSQLPYLISNAVPFTHDLKKRWQELLKLVKKWKHSYGTVNVITGPVFDYDADTFADNLDVISHGEKLPVPTHMFMVVSRCEARTGHVTSCPHTLVDAIAFIYPQSLFVSNCLDAERFAREFSATVQDVEKITGLKFYSEMHYDDQVRLQVRIHSNIWGSETWWNRLHSDFFQLF